The window TATCCGTCAAAGGTTGCCCCCATGGTCCTCGGGATCAccactgaccctcctctgccttttgtctgtccaccctcctttAATCCCCCTCCATTTACCTGTGGGCTCCTTGCCCCGTTACCTCCAAACCTCCCCTTTTGttctctttgttctgtgtccccaGCCCtcccctgactgttcttgttgtgtgtagtccttGTGTTTGCtgtccctgcctgtttgtcattttgcctctgagctgacgaagattctgctttGACTCCATCCTAGAGTCTAACTACTTGCTTCATTTAGAattcatttacaaaaaaaaaagcaaacaaacaaaaaacaatacataAGACAAAAAGTCAAAAAACTACTGAACtggctgaaattttcgcactgGTTTTatctttgcaaattttgtgaattgcctCTGAACTGCAGAAATATCAACACAGGAATATAAAAACATGTGatacaaaaacatgcaaaaagatatcatcaaaaaaatcaaagcatGCCGGCGCTGGATAGCAAACAACTACCGGTAGTAACTACTGGAAATGGAGCATGCTGCGTGGACCATTATGTAACAACATCTGGGGCATAACAACACCCTAAAACACAGTAATtcgaaaacaaaacacactacTAGTTTATGAATGGGAAGTCGCcatgaaaaaaattcaataCTACAATGTCATATTGATGCTTGTTACTCTTTCTCTAGTCTATTTTGTGAAAGGTGAAGTAACAATTACTAGACCCTTGCAACTACAAAATTAACAacatacaaaaatgaatgaCGAGGAGCAATTTGCAAAAGATATctgtttgtgaaaattttgacttgtACAATATCAATGAACAGACAAAACTCCTCACCAGGGTACGCCAGGAAGTCGCCTCCAAATTTGGTGCCGGACGTCAAGTAGTACCCCATCTGCCAGAAGTGGAGAAAGATCTGGAATCGCAGCTCCTCCCTCTCGTTGGACGGGAATCGCCACATCCATGATGGCGCCTCAAAGACGAAATTGCTGCCGGGGGGTTCAGCTAACACAAAATATATTTAATTAAAAgacattttaaaaaatatatataattaaaaagaaaaaacaaaacagaggagTAGGGCATAACCGTGACCAGCAATTACTGTATctgccatatatttcacaggATTTTTATCTTCCTGAATTTAACGAATCGGTagctattcacaaattttacaactTTACTATATAAACCAGAGggaaaaataatgattgtaatgCCTAGATGCTTGCAACGTTATCcaaatattcaaagaaagtcaTGTCTGGAGCtaaattaatgatcaaacttacATCTTGCCATCTCTGTGCCTGCACTAAATTTACTCTTCATAGTTAAAATGTGATCTCCACAATGACAACAGTTATCCTAACTGACTGACTGAGACACTATGTCATGTTTTAATCTAAATTTGACTTTTACCTGCccctttttttcatcaatttatTCAACAAGAGGTAAATGTTACAAAGATAATCTTAGATCAGACTTTTTCCCAAGGTAATTACAGTAAAACAGTAATGCTTAAGTTGGAGAAACAGAGGACATGTCCCATACAAACTAACCAGTGAAGAGTTGAATGGAGCAGCCACCATCTTTGATATCATCTATGTTGATAGCTTCTTCTTCCCCGTCCTCCTGCTCATCTTCcacttcttccttctcctccatCTGTTCCAATCCTGCCCTGTCACTCTTTCCACGCCCTAGCAGTACAGCAGGAGATGCCCCATGATTCTCCGCCccatcctcctcatcctcctcctcctcctcttcctcctcctcccgttGACTTGAATGGTTGTCGCGGGCACGGTAGGGATAAGGGAGTATTTTAGGAATGGCAAACTCATCTGCCCTGCTAGAACTGGATGGTTCTCTTTGGTCTACCACCTCCCCACACAgtctttcatcttcttctccacACCTCTCTGCGGTATTAACATCTGTGCCTGTTACCTGCTCTTGTCTCTGAAGTTCCTGCCTCTCCAAAGAAACCCTCTCCTTGCTTCCAATGCCATTGTTCTCTCTCTCACGCATCGGCAGTCTGTCCGCGTGTCTGCTTGGCTTAAGGCCATATTCTCCGTCTTTGCATCCTTTTTGCGATCTTACATCCTCCCGTCCCATGTTCCCCCCATTTGTGCACTCATCCTCCTTTTCCGCACCCTCTACGCGCACTGGTGTCCGAACATTATTACCCCCCTCCGTCACCTCCTCTGCTTCATCCCTGAAGCTGTCAGGCACTTGCTGGTCCCCTCGATGCCTACCAATCAGCTCTGTCCTTGCTTCCATTACTCCCTCGGCGCGGACTACCGGGTCACATTCTTTGTCGCATTGGCTTTGGGATGAGGGCCCTTCTTCAGTCCTTTCCCCGACCTCGGCATCTCTCCTGGCATTCTCGTCCGACGTCTCTCGCCGACATaatctctcctttctcctctcctcctccttcctcaTCCTTCCTTCTCGGATGACTTCCCGGAGTTCGTGTTTCCGCGCGACCTGGTTCTGCCGCCATATCAGCTTCTACCAGTTTCGGAGGTGAGGAAAACAACAGGGAAAGCAGGGTAAAACAAATTAGAGGTTCAGGAGATACGAAGCGACCACAGAAATGCAGATAACCATCTTCACCCATTGACGATGAGCTGATCtattgctataacatgcattttccatagacacctgcctgattATACTAAGGACTAGTCTTTAATCCGTTGagaacgagtcccgagtatattcaggcaggtgtctatgggaaatgcgtgttgtagcaaaatcagcctgtcctcaacaggttaaagggtTGAAAGTGATTCTAGCATGAACAGAATGACTATAGATATTTCTCACAGATGAAAGACATTAAAATATAATGGaaattatatactgtaaaaccagaaatgttcgcatgcattctgattttgcaaattttggcttttgtaatatttgtgagattgaaatgcatgcaaaagttcttgtctacactatccaccagtggcaatttgcgaaagttcatgccgcaaaaagggccgtcagctccaatttgaaaaaaacaaaaaaataaatcaagccgcaaatatttcttgctttacagtaaccCATTCCAGTCCAAGAAGGGACAGCAAACAAGGTATTTGTATTCAGAGCCATTGGATAATTATGAGAAACCATCCAGAGAGGACAAACAATATGTGACAACTTTTCTTCTACAGTAGTTAATCCCATATGTGAGGCATAATTGATAGGGGTACCCTGGAACACAAATTGACAGATTTTTCTTGAACTGATGACTCGAGAAAAGAAAACTTCATTCATCAAATGGAAGTTTTGTCAAACTCCACGCAAATGTTACGTAACTTAAATGTTTTCTCACAGTGGTAATATTGAACCAGTCATGACCTCAATATGGAAATTTGTAATGAGATGCCTTTGAGGCAGTGATAGCATTTTCCCATCTAATTTTCATATTGCAATAAACTACTCTAGAGTTGTAACTACACATCAATTATGAGTGAGGGGTCATAGCTGTTTTTTAagaccttaaaaaaaaaaggcctgtTACTAGTATAATGTAACTACACAAAAACCATGACAAGAGATGTGAGGAGAAAAC of the Diadema setosum chromosome 16, eeDiaSeto1, whole genome shotgun sequence genome contains:
- the LOC140239820 gene encoding uncharacterized protein; its protein translation is MDTETRIINLQLTAGQVYVWLPEDVKLLRQQHHIVGSMVGSIPGAPRQNVQLGLPLQLMPEEVAVLLKYGVARLVTMSMAKPSRDQVKEFKRRRMESVRDQKLIWRQNQVARKHELREVIREGRMRKEEERRKERLCRRETSDENARRDAEVGERTEEGPSSQSQCDKECDPVVRAEGVMEARTELIGRHRGDQQVPDSFRDEAEEVTEGGNNVRTPVRVEGAEKEDECTNGGNMGREDVRSQKGCKDGEYGLKPSRHADRLPMRERENNGIGSKERVSLERQELQRQEQVTGTDVNTAERCGEEDERLCGEVVDQREPSSSSRADEFAIPKILPYPYRARDNHSSQREEEEEEEEEDEEDGAENHGASPAVLLGRGKSDRAGLEQMEEKEEVEDEQEDGEEEAINIDDIKDGGCSIQLFTAEPPGSNFVFEAPSWMWRFPSNEREELRFQIFLHFWQMGYYLTSGTKFGGDFLAYPGDPLLFHSYFIVVCLPHHKKMSPLELISHGRLGTFVKKTVVLCSVDSAKRVVCTSLQWSGIS